ttacataTGGATTGCAGAAAAAAGCTGAAACGTAATATTAATTGCTCAAAGTGGCCCCTATATGGTATAATGTGATGGTTGCGAGAGCTTGAGTTtaagaaaacaagcaaattgaggaagaacaataaaatgaagaaaacctCTTCATTACTTTCACAACACACatgtcacattaaaaaaaaatgcagatgacTGAAACACAAGCACCCAAAGGAACATATCAATCAATTTGACTATAATATGTGGAAAAAGaaacttcaaaaacagaaaatacaagcaaagacaaaaatacctCTTAAGCTGCAGAACACTCAGCTATTGACCTTTGTAAAATTACATTGTATCCACTAAAAACAGATGTTGAAACTATTACAACAGTGTGATGCATTAAAATTATggttatttatatttaaatgttattacATACTTTAGTAATTCTGACAGTTACTGTATCTCTACTGAATCATGCATACAGGAATTTAGTAATAAATCTTAAACCAGTGATGAGATGTGCGTACTCCATTAATGACTGTGACTGAAGTGGACATGTGTTTTGCTCATTAAACAAGTAGCAATCGCCAGCTCTCATGCTGGCAACAGTTTGTGTCTGGAAGCACTAGATGGCGACATTGACTTGTGTTTGGTCAGACAGTGTTGCTGAAGGACTGATCACTTTTCAAAACTTGTGGTTAATTACACAATTTGTGGTTAATGCACTTAACTTGTTTACagaattttctttcattcagtgttgtgtttcagacaaaaaaaaagttatttttctttccccccCCCAGGAAGCTTGATCCAGCATTGATGAAAGCAGTCAACTTCACTGTCAGATGTAATTATACCAGGGTATGATATGGATAAAACATTGATAtcaggaaaagaggaggaaagtgaCACCAGTAGGAAGGTGCAGTCGGATGATGtggaaatggaggaaaataaaagacactCTCCCGATAGGACTGCTGAGCCCCTCGAAGCAGACAAGGAACTCGCTGAGAAGCCGCGGCCAGACTCTGTACCTGAAGATGGGGATAACGTCTGCACAATTTGTGGCTTCTCAGCCAAATGCCCAAGATCACTGAAGATTCACTATGCACGAAAGCATGGAAAGAACTCAAAGAACagtgataaaactgaaaaaccagctgcaaaaagtgaaaatatctgTGATATCAGTCCAGCTGAAACCCAACAGGAGACAGACATGGAGACAGAAAGTGGTGCTGAGGTTAAACAAAACCAGGAGTCTTTGGAATTAAGATCAACAACCAATGACAGTGGCATGAGCACAAAGAGTTCAACTAAAAAACAGAGTCTATCGGACAAACAGCAGGCAGATCAAGAGGACGTGACTCCCACCCAAGAGAGAAGAGTGAGCAAGCGAACCCCCAAACCTAAGATGATTCACTCCTGCAACTACTGTGGGCAAGAGTTTAGGGACAAGGCTCCTTTAGATGTTCATGTCCAGAGATACCACACCAAAGACACTCCATACACATGTGAGTATTTGAGTATGTGTGTAGTTTTTGGTTGCATTTTCACTTAATATGGTACTGGCAAAATGCATTAATTTtagatatttctatttttatactTTCTCAACATTTATTATCCTAAGTTAtgactgcaaacatttttttaccTCAACTTTTTATTTGGATGGTTAAAATGActtgaaaaatgtctgaaatgtctTTCAGTTGATGCTGATGAGAACAtggatgatgaagaggaagcTGGGGATTCTGGGAGCCCTGTGAAAGCTACTCCAACACGAGTGGTGCCCAAACAAGCGCAGAGCAGGTTCCAGCTGAAGTGTGCACACTGTGATTTTAGGGTCAGTAACCCTTCGCTGCTGGAGAGCCACGGTCGAGTCAAACACCTGGACCAGGAGTGGTACCGTTGCAAATTGTGCAACTTTTTTTCAGCCACACGTGAGTGGATGGACGTTCACCTGTCCTCAGATAGCCatgtgcagcagcagacagggaAGAAAAATGCAGAATCTTCCTCGTTTGAAGTCTATGTTGAGTGCGTAAGCAGAGACAGTGCTGGAGATAGTGCAAATATAGACGATAGGGCTCAGGCTGCTGGAGAAATAGTAGTCACTTTGACAGAAGGAGACCAGGAAACTGAGGAGGCAGTGGAGGCAGCTAAAGCTGAGTTGGTTGAGGTGGAAGATTCAGAGCTTGAACCCcccagaaagaaaagaggaagaccGAAGCAAGGGTCCACGACTACTTGTGGATACTGTGGCCTGGTGGTGTCGAACGCCACCAACCTGAGTGTTCATGTCCGGCGTAAACACAGCAAGGAGTACGGATACAGCTGCACTCTGTGCAACTACAGCTGCGTGACCAAAGGAGACATGGATCGTCACTGTATCACCAAGAAACATGTTAGACGTGCACAAGAGTGTGCAAATAAGAACCCTAACAGGGCCTCACAGAGCACCAACAAAGAGCAGGAATCTGACAACACAGTCTCTAAaggacacagtggaggagagccTACTCAGTCAGACACAAGccagaaaaaaagtaaatatgaCTCTGTTAATGCTTGCAGCCACTGCGATTTTGTTGCTCAATCAATTCCTTCTCTACATCTCCACGTTAAGAGAAAGCACACCAAAGATTTTGAGTATGTCTGTCTAGCATGTAGCTACTATGCTGTTACGAGCAGAGAAATGTCTCGCCATGCAAATACAGAgaagcacaaacagaaaagccAGAAATACCTGGAGCCACTGGGCGCTGAGGGACAAAGAGCTTTGGCGCTCCCATTGAAGCTGAAGGAGGTCATTGAGCTTGCAGGGGCAAACTCTAACCCTGAATGTGAACCTCTTAGCCCCACAGAAGAGTCTGGATCTTGTTCTGATGATAGTCAAGCAATGGAAGGTCAGAGTACAGCTGCCTCTGCCATCACCACAGGACCTGTTGATGCTGAGGTTAGTGTTGCTGGCAGTGCAGATGAGAAGCAAACAGAGAATATTACAGCCTCCACTGATGGAGAATCAGATCTTGCCAACCAGACTAAATTCAAAGTAGTATCTGAACCCCAGCAGGCTCCAGCAGATCTTCAGCCTGCAGTCGACCAGTCTGCACAACAAGAGAGCCAGGAGGAAGTTGGTACACAAGAAGGCGATGAACGTTCACATGCTGATGTGATGATGACCGATGCAAAAAGTGACAGCTCTCATTCAGATACACAAATGTCCAAAGCCCCTCCTTTTGATGCCTGCATTGTATCAATGAAGACACTTGCTGAGCAGGAGCAGGCTCTGCAGGAGGGTCTGTCTCTGGAAGGTGAGGCTGCTGTGATATGTCTGACCGGAGGCTCACCTGTGCCCTCCAGCCTCCCAGCCCCCAGTTCTGCATATATTAAGAAGCTCAAACCCAAGGAGGTGAAGGTGAGAGAGGAAGCCAAAGGAAGCAGCACTCGCATACGCTGCGAGGACTGCGGCTTCATGGCCGACGGCATCAGTGGCCTCAACGTCCACATCTCGATGAAGCACCCGTCCAAGGAGAAGCATTTCCACTGCTTGGTGTGCGGCAAGTCATTCTACACAGAGAGCAACCTGCACCAGCACCTGACCAGCGCCGCGCACCTCCGCAACGAGCAGAACAGCGTGGAGGAGCTACCTGAGGGGGGAGCGAGCTTCAAGTGCGTGAAATGCACAGACCGCTTCGAAACAGAGCAGGAGCTGTTTGTTCACATTAAAGAGAAACACGAAGAGCTCCTCAGAGAGGTCAACAAGTATGTGCTAGAGGACACGGAGCAGATCAATAGGGAGCGTGAGGAGAACCAGGGCAGTGTGTGTAAATACTGTGGCAAGGTGTGCAAGAGCAGCAACTCCATGGCCTTCCTGGCACACATTCGCACTCACACTGGTATGTATCCTGCTTCTATTTACTCACACAGTCTTTCTCCTACTCTCTGggtctcacacacatacagtctgtgTACACCAATACACCATATATATCATGCAAAATGTGGTCAAAGCTATTTTAGAGAAGGTTAATTAAAGGATCTCCATAACCCCACAGCCTACtacaagttttttttataaCAATACATGACAGCATAGTATCAGGGAGATGTTGATACTACTTAATATCTTATGTCCCTGAAAATAGTTGGTACTTGGTAGCACACATTTTAGATGCTTTTTGATACAAGTTATAATCCTAAATGGGCTAGTAATAATATTTGAttagacaaatgaaaaaatacattcactTAAATGCAATGTTAAAACTCTGCAGTTGCTGCATTCATTATTTAACCTCCTGTAACTGATACTGATTGGGCTTGTGGTTATTATGAGGCATTTTAATGCCTTATGAGTTCCTGAACACATCAAGTTTTCCTAAAAATCTCATAAAAGGAAAGCTGTAATCTCTTTGTGGAGCTGCTTAGCTATTAGGCCTCTGTTTTCAGGTACAACAGTATTGAGTGGGGAGATACAGCCTCTCCTTTGGCAGCTCAGGCTAATGTTAAGGCTACTATCTACTGCAGCCAGGTAATAGCTGTTTCAGTAGAGATGAAGGTAAAGACTGATTGAGCTTCAGACCAGCAGGAGAGACGCTAATGGACCCCAGATTGGGATTCCCTGAGCAACGCTTGGTCAGAGACATGTGCGACTCATAATTGATGTGTCCATTACCAAGACTCAGTTGTAATTATAGTCAATAAGTCTCTGTAAATGTGTTAAAGCTTAGGCTAAAAGCATTGGAGGTCCAAAGAGAGGTGGgctaataatttaaaataatcaatGCAGACGTATTCAAAGCCTTTAATTTCCCTTGTGTCTGTATGTccatgtttgtgtatatgtgtgtgagcgCTTGTATGCCtagtgaatgtgtgtatatgtcagCCTTCATGGCTAGCTGATTATCCTCAATCCATTAAAATTTATCTTGTCATTTATAATGCAAAGCAGGGCTGCATTGTTCAGGGCTTCGGCAGTGAAATGTCCAGCAGGTTAAGAACATAGGGCGCTCCATTACTTTTCCCTGACCGTGTGTATTAATTGCTTTTAAAATCAACTTAATGCAGGAACGAGATGTGAGGGCGCCATCAATAAATGCCCTTCGCTGCCTTCCATGGTCCATCCCCCTTTTAGCCCAAACTTTAATGGGACTTTAATTGAAGTCAGCGCTCTGTGCTTACCACATGTGTACATGACTGTATgcgtctttgtgtgtgtgtatgaagtaTCTGTTGAATAGGAGATAAAATAGGATTGTTTCCACTTTTGGACATGGTGACAGTGAATGGTTTGTGCGGGTATAGTAGCTTTGTCGTGTAGCTCATGTCAGAAAAACCAAAGATAATATTCCCTACATGTCCTGACTAAACACTGGTCAAGTACCTAAATCAGTGTGCTGATTTCACTCCATTATGTCATCATATGCTGCAATGGGCTAAAATGTGCTGCTGTAAAATATCTTGATATTTTGTTGCTTCAGTAGAATAAGGGGGATAACCAGTGTATTTGCTGGGGTAGATTAATAATTTATCTTAAAGGAAACCTGaatatttttgtcctttttttatGATATGTATGCCAGTCACCTTGTGTGCCAAAGTCAGATTGCTTACAGCTCAAATCAGATTGCTTAAAGCTGTAAGAATTGGAGGTTAAAATCCTGATGATTAATGTTGAGCCCCTACTTTCTTCTTATTAGCTGTTAGTCTATATGTATTCATGATTTTACCCCATGTCATAATTCTTGAGTTTTGAGGTCACTTTCTTAGTGTTACTTAAGAAAATGAAAGCTGTGATGCTGAGGTCCCAACAGATGGCTTCAAGTCAAGGGCACGTTCTCAGGTTTCAAATGATgaatagtttgttttttaggTTTACTTCTTTTTATTCAATTGAGTTATGGTCTTGTTTATAAGATTACATCTCCACTTTCATTTATACCGTTCTTATTTGTAGAAAGCACctatttctcttcattttgaCAACATATGCCAGTTGTTATTATTGCTAAGTTCCCTCATTACAGTGAATTATTCACCTTTTATGTGGTGGTCGTTTATTCTGGGACTTTGTTTGCAGGGCTGCGGAGTAGCACGGTGGGGGTCTGCCAGTTTCTGGGCTGGGAGCACGTCCAGATCCTTTTAATTAAGACCTAGTTTTTATTCACTTgattaatcagtgaaatcaggAGACGGTAGTGGGAGGCTGCACACAGATTTGTCAATTTGTCCCTTAAAGGAAACGTGTACACATGCTTGCATTTTGCCAATGAGGGTACGGTTGGAATTTGCATTTTGAGGTAAATTGGTCACTTTTTCACTGGAGCGAGCTGTCTGACCTCAGACTGAGCCTTAACATAATGGACACACGTGccatgtgtgcatgttcacacaccgGATGTGATGCATGTTTTTGGAAATAACTGAGAAGCAGAACAGCAAGCGTTCTggatcaggatttttttttaatttcaacatttatAACTTTTgttataaattatattttttgtttccaAAACCATGGCACCTCAAattgacattttacatttttattttactctattATTAAGCCTAAGTCCATTTCTCAACTGGATCCAGACCCAAACAGGTTAGACCAAATGGGCATTCAGTATGTAAATACAATGCCAAAGGGATTTTTAATGACGAAGGATGAGATGTCAATTGATCTGCATGAGTTCTCTTTTAACCACCATCATCACTCTCCATCAAGCTAATCATTGCATGGAATTTTGAAAGCTAAAAAAATGTAGAAGGATCAAATGGAGACAAGCATGCAtttgaaactgtgaaaatagACTGGTACAAGtgcctcctgctgcagcagtcACCCTGCAGTGGAGGAACTGGTGAAACAGTGTGTGCAGAGGGAAGTGTCTATGCTTCAGAAGTCTTTGGATGAGCTGGCACACAACCACAAGAAGGCACTGAAGGAGAACTCGTCTCTCAGGAGAACTGTTGGAGAGCCGGGGAGGCAACTGGCCAAACTTTGTGAGGACAACAATTCTTTCCGACAGACTCTCCAGAGGATGGTGGAGATGGTAAAAGCCAAGGATGATGGTGGAGACCAGAGCTGTGAACAATGGCTTCTAATTTAACCGCAAGAGCAGTTTCCCCCATTGCACCTTTCACCCCCTCCTAGCCTCCCACAGACACCAGCTCCTCAAGATGCAGAGACACAATTTCTGCCTCACGTGAAATCATCGCCAGATGGGGCTTCCACTAATAACTCTACACCATCCATCAATAATATCTTACCAAACATTGCTCTGCAGACTTCGGACCCAGAGGTAGAAGACAAAAACTTTAGTATTCCAAAACTCAGATATGGCCTCAGCGTCCAGATTATGAACCAGCATAGATGTTTAAGATGATTGTGGAATTCTCCACCTTCATGTTTAGGGCGCAGAAAGTGAAATAGGTTGGATGGGAAACATGGCCTTCCTGGGAATGTTAAAGGAGCTTCTTCAGAACTGTTTTGAGGACATTATCTTcccaattttacacatgaagttcAATTTATTCATCATGACAAGGAaactttctgttttgtaaaatatCAGGTTTATCTTGACTTGGACTTGAGTCTAAAATGCTTAATAGAATGTGGTTTTGAAAGAAGTGAGCATTTAGGTGGCAGGGGGTTAATGAATGATGCTATCAAATTGCATTATGGGGAACATGTAACATGTGTCTTTCATGTATCACAGGAGTATCTCTGTAATACAACTGCAAAAttttaaagcttttgtttttactgctcCACAGATGCTGTCAAACTTCACTATAATTCACTATAATTCACtataacataaaatatatcTTAGGTAGGCTATAGTAATTGAAAACAATATGACTGATAAAAATACACTTTGACTGTATATATTTGACCCTGAGTGTGAGAGATTATGATTACTTATACAGTGCTTGCTGCACAAACTGTGTGGTAGAGCTGCAGCCAACCCGTGTTGGAAATTGTGATGCTCAAATGCTAACAGTGTATATTAGCTGGTTGtagaaataaatataacaaagtgaacatttatttatatgaacttatcatttatttttcttttcctctgaaccTGAAGGATAAAGCCAAAATGTGACAGGGGTGTATGGCATGTACAAGGCCTAAGTCATcacgttgtgtgtgtgtgtgcacgtgtgcacaTATGCATGTATGCGTGTGGGTAGTGAAACATTGCATGAGGTTCTTCTCCCCTCTCAGGAAATGAATTAGTCATTCCCTGTCTCATCTGGGATGTGAAGGAACCATCGCCCCTATGTGGATGGCAATATTAATTTAACATGACACTGCATTGATGGTCAATTTCAGTTTCACGAAGGCTGTTTAAGTGGAGTGGTGGAGTATTAATGTGATAAGATGTGAGAACTGAGGGACGTTACATCTCTCTCCTTTCTGCCATGTCTCATACTCAGCCAGCCATCTGGACAAATCAGCTCCCCACACGCCTCCCTCTCACCTCAACTTTaggatgtgtgtgagtgagaaggagagagaattATTGTCTCCCCTTCTGTTTGTCCATGGGTGATTATGTCTTGTGAATTTAATGCGTGTGTCTGTATGCACTTACATAGGTGTGAGGTGGGGTTCTGCATCTAGATGTAGGTTTGTGTAGGTGTGATGGTGGGtgtggtgtgaatgtgtatgtctgtctttttgttttctatggGTGTTGATGATTTTGTTGTGTGAAttcttttagtgtgtgtgagggtgtctGCACATTTAGGTGTGAGGTATGTAGTTATGTATAgggtttttatgtgtttatctgccTTTATTagctcttgtgtgtgtgtctttttaactgtgtgtagtgatttgtgtgtgtgtgtgtgtgtgtgtgtgtagtatacTGTAGGGACACGTGAAATGCAGAGGCTGCCTTTGCTGTTGCCCATGTGTGGACCCCCACCCGCCCCCTGTGTTTATGGGCCTTGTTAGCACAGGCTTGCCTTTCAATCTTCGTTACTGGCTTAAAATTCGATGTGTCGTACTTCCAGCTCACAGCAAGTGAACCGTGTATGAACGAATTAGTAATCTACACAAAGTGCTTAATCAAATCAGCGGCTGCCCCTGGAATAAATATTGTAGAACGTCTTGGGATATTCACTGGGAGAGGGTGAGGGTTTGCTCAGAGATGCGTATGTGGATATCATACCAGGCTGCCACTTAGATTGCAGTGTCGCACTGTGTGATGCTGGCCTAAATCTGGCTCTGGCTGCTAAAACTAGGGAGAGTTTAGGAGGAATTTGTTATAGTTTCCACTTTATTTTGCCAAATAGAGAATGTTGGTTGAATTCAGGGTTGGGTTTTGTTTGGTGAgttgtgaatatatatatatatacatatatatatatatatatatatgtgtgtgtgtgtgtgtgtgtgtatatgtgtatatatatatatgtgtgtgtgtgtgtgtgtgtgtacacagctTCTGTATTTGTCCTAAAGAGTCAAGTCCCCTGATTTAAGTTGAATCA
The window above is part of the Lates calcarifer isolate ASB-BC8 linkage group LG15, TLL_Latcal_v3, whole genome shotgun sequence genome. Proteins encoded here:
- the znf407 gene encoding zinc finger protein 407, with the translated sequence MDKTLISGKEEESDTSRKVQSDDVEMEENKRHSPDRTAEPLEADKELAEKPRPDSVPEDGDNVCTICGFSAKCPRSLKIHYARKHGKNSKNSDKTEKPAAKSENICDISPAETQQETDMETESGAEVKQNQESLELRSTTNDSGMSTKSSTKKQSLSDKQQADQEDVTPTQERRVSKRTPKPKMIHSCNYCGQEFRDKAPLDVHVQRYHTKDTPYTFDADENMDDEEEAGDSGSPVKATPTRVVPKQAQSRFQLKCAHCDFRVSNPSLLESHGRVKHLDQEWYRCKLCNFFSATREWMDVHLSSDSHVQQQTGKKNAESSSFEVYVECVSRDSAGDSANIDDRAQAAGEIVVTLTEGDQETEEAVEAAKAELVEVEDSELEPPRKKRGRPKQGSTTTCGYCGLVVSNATNLSVHVRRKHSKEYGYSCTLCNYSCVTKGDMDRHCITKKHVRRAQECANKNPNRASQSTNKEQESDNTVSKGHSGGEPTQSDTSQKKSKYDSVNACSHCDFVAQSIPSLHLHVKRKHTKDFEYVCLACSYYAVTSREMSRHANTEKHKQKSQKYLEPLGAEGQRALALPLKLKEVIELAGANSNPECEPLSPTEESGSCSDDSQAMEGQSTAASAITTGPVDAEVSVAGSADEKQTENITASTDGESDLANQTKFKVVSEPQQAPADLQPAVDQSAQQESQEEVGTQEGDERSHADVMMTDAKSDSSHSDTQMSKAPPFDACIVSMKTLAEQEQALQEGLSLEGEAAVICLTGGSPVPSSLPAPSSAYIKKLKPKEVKVREEAKGSSTRIRCEDCGFMADGISGLNVHISMKHPSKEKHFHCLVCGKSFYTESNLHQHLTSAAHLRNEQNSVEELPEGGASFKCVKCTDRFETEQELFVHIKEKHEELLREVNKYVLEDTEQINREREENQGSVCKYCGKVCKSSNSMAFLAHIRTHTGSKPFMCKICNFATAQLGDARNHVKRHLGMREYKCDICGWAFVMKKHLSTHLLGKHGVGQRKERKFECELCERSFSEKWALNNHMKLHSGEKPYKCAWPSCHYAFLNLSAMKDHYRTHTGEKSYLCDLCGFAGGTRHALTKHRRQHTGERPFKCKLCNFASTTQSHLSRHKRVHTGEKPYRCPWCDYRSNCAENIRKHILHTGKHEGVKMYNCPKCNHATNSPMEFRNHLKENHPDIENPDLAYLHAGIVSKSFECRLKGQGATFVEAETVGSPVRRKGSSEASGHDEEVQQVIIIQGYGGGEVAIDQALEESAAATLQTLAMAGQVAEVLHITEDGQVIASGREVASAGAHLAGGSTQYVVLESGEAREELRAVARGEVAVAAAGKSHIVSESSTALDALLSAVSEMGHQEEMQGEAAVIHEVLTPEIVEAVQSEAQSEVKQEQEEVRVIQETGQEEMQEVLQLAASQMMKEGLTQVIVNDEGTHYIVTELDNCTLQVEGSVYGEAGAGDGEVQQAEQQAGEEMVVYLDGAPHNIVLEG